The sequence CGGATACCTCGGCCGGTCATGAACATGAAGCCCAGATAGGCCTGCGCCTCTGCGTGATGCTGATCTGCGGCCTTGCGATACCAGCTGACCGCCAGTTCGTTGTCTGCCGGCACGCCTTGTCCTTTGCGGTAACGCAAGCCTAGCTGGGTCTGCGCGGCAGGATCTCCTGCCTCCGCGGCGCGGCGCAGATCGGCGAGCGAGAGTCCCGCCAGTACTGTGGCATCCGGAGCGGCGGGTTCGGCCTGGGCGATGGGCTTGGCGTCCTGTTCCGGTGCGCCATGCGAGCTGACAGACGCCCCCTCCCCCTGTTCAACGTCCTTTTCCGGTGTCGGGCTGGCGTGCTGATCCTTGGAACTCAGCAGGGCGGCACCGACCGCCGCCACGACGATCAGGCCGATACCAATGCCGATCAGCTTGCCCTTGCCGTGCGAGGGTTCAGCACGGTGATCACGGCGATGCACGCCGGCCGGGCTGGGCGAGAACTCGTCATCCAGGCGGATGCTCGGGAGTACGTTACCGGGTGCAACGGGATGTAACACCGGTGCGGGGTGCATGCTGTACACGCCGGTAGTCTGGGGCGCCTCGGCGATGACCAGCGGGCGTTTGTCGATCTCCAGGGCCTCGAACGCCTTGATACAGGCGTCGAGACTGGTGAAGCCACCTTGCAGCACCGGCTTCTGCATCTTGCGGATCAAGGCCGGGAGAGTCTCCTGGTGCGCGTCTTTGTAATAATCGATCCGGTGTAGCGAAATCTGTTTGAACCAGTGGCCCAATGCGTAAAGGTCTACACGCCAATCCAGCGTATTGATGGCCAGATCGGGAATTAGCACCGTGGTGTACTGGCGGCGTGCCGTCTCCGAGAGTTCATACCAGCCGGTCTTTCCCGGTTCACCTACCAGTCGCGCATAGGTCTGCCAGTCGCGGTGGATGGCATCACGCATTGCCGGCGCCATATAGGCGGCATCCTGGCTGGCCAGATCGACAAACAGTGGCTTCTCGATACGCTGTTGCGCGTTACGAGCGACGCCGAAATCAATCACCGTGATCTGGTCGTAATCGATCGCGCCATCGTCGTTCTGTCGCAGTACCAGCACATCCGGGCGCAGGCCGCCGTGCACCAGGCCCGAATGGCTCAGGTGCTGGAGCGCCTTGAGGCAGGCGAGTATCAGCTTGACCAGCTCACTGGAGCGCTGGAACGGGTGTTCCAACTCGCCCACCGGTGTGGCCAGCCAGTGCGTCAGCGGGTGACCTGCAGCTTCGCTGATCAGGGCTTGCTCATCCAGGTCTACGCCCACAAAGCGCGCGGCATGGCGCTGGTCGCGCTGAAAACCCTGAAGAATGCGGGCCTCATGGCATAGCCAGTAATCGGCTGCAGGATAAGCAGCGGAAAGCCGCTTGCACCAACGCTCGGTCCCGCGTGGGCTGAGAAACTTTTCGAGCTGTATCGGACGCTCGTTGCTGGTGGAAACTTCGACGTTGTCGGTCATGGCCTTGATGGATAGTCGCCCTGCTCTGTGGCCGGCTCTGAACGATTATGGCAGCAAAAGGCCGGGTTGAAACCCGGCCTTTTCGCTTAGCGCTTGGCGCCTTCCGGCAAGACGATGTTGACTTCCAGCACGTCATAATCATCCTGACGCTCCAGAGACACCTTGATGTCGTCCTGACCGACTGCAACATACTTGGAGATGACGGCAATCAGCTCCTGCTGCAATGCAGGCAGATAGTCCGGGCCACCCCGGCCTGCGCGCTCATGCGCCAGGATGATCTGCAGCCGTTCGCGTGCAACCGAGGCGGATTTTTTCTTGTTGCCCAGCAAGTAATCGAGAAAAGACATGGATCAACCCCCGAACAGGCGGGCAAGCCAGCCTTGCTTGGGTGAATCGATAAAGCGCAGTGGGCGATCCTCCCCGAGGAAGCGCGCAATGACATCTTTGTAGGCTTCGGCAACGTCGCTGCCTTCGATATGGATTGCCGGCGTGCCGCTATTGGACGCCTGCAGCACGGATTCCGACTCGGGAATGACGCCAATCAGGGGAATGCGCAGCAAGTGCTGGATATCTTCCAGCGACAACATCTCGCCGGCATCGACACGCTTGGGTGAATAGCGGGTGATCAGCAGGTGCGCTTTCAGGGTCTGCCCCTCTTCGGCCTTGCGCGACTTGGCATCCAGAATGCCCAGAATGCGATCCGAGTCCCGTACGGATGACACCTCCGGGTTGGTGACCACGACGGCTTCATCGGCAAAGTACAGTGCCATCAAGGCACCGGTTTCAATGCCGGCAGGCGAATCGCAGATGATGAAATCAAAGCCATCGGCCTTGAGGTCATCGAGCACCTTGCCGACGCCCTCGCGCGTGAGTGCCTCTTTGTCGCGGGTTTGCGAGGCCGGGAGCACATACAGATTGTCACAGTGCTTGTCCTTGATAAGCGCTTGACGCAGCGTCGCCTCACCCTGGATCACATTGACGAAGTCGTACACCACGCGACGCTCGCAACCCATGATCAGGTCCAGGTTACGCAGGCCGACGTCAAAGTCGATCACGGCGACCTTGTTGCCGCGCAGGGCCAGGCCCGAGGCAAAGCTGGCGCTGGTTGTGGTCTTGCCCACCCCACCCTTGCCTGAGGTGATAACGATGATCTTGGTCACAATCTGTTCCTAAATCTGTATGAATTGACGAATGTTTTGATATCAGCCGAGTGATAACGCTTCGATCACCAGCTTGTTGCCGTCCAGTCGGACTTGGGCGGCCTTGCCTTTGATACTGCTCGGCAGCTGCTCATCGATGGCCCGGTATACACCGGCAACCGAGAGCAGCTCTGCTTCCATACAATAGGTAAACACGCGTGCCTGAGTATCGCCCCGCGCCCCTGCCAGCGCCCGCCCACGCAAAGGCGCATACACATGGATATTGCCGTCAGCGATCAGTTCGGCACCGTGGCTGACCAAGGCCAGCACGATGAGGTCACCACCACGGGCATACACCTGTTGGCCACTGCGCACAGGTTTGTCGATCACGAGTGCGGGTGGGTTGCCAGGGGCTGCTGACTTGGCCTCGACTTTGCCGGTGGCAACCTGGGAATCCTGCGCGGGCAGCTCAGGCAAAACCAGCAAACCGGCGGCATCGGCGGCACGACGACTGGCTTCGGCACCGCCACGAGCAGCCAGTGCGTGCAAGCCGGACTTGCGCAATAACGTGACCAGGCCCGATAGCTCCAGACTGGTGGCCTCTCCCGGCCAGTCGCTCAGGTCGATGACGGCAGCTTCACCGCTGAAGAAACCCGGCTGTACAGCCAGTTTGAGCGCAAGCGCCTCCCCCAGCTCATCCAGGCTGGCGGTTTTGGGTGTAAAGGCAATCAGGTTGAGTGCTGCGCTTTTGAGTTCGAATGGCGCGCTTTGACGGGTAGGGGCAGGTTTGACAGTTGCGGTCATCAAGTGCGCTCTGGTGCGGCTCGGGCAGGTGGTGCCGAGTTTACTCGTTTCGCAACGAGCGGTTCAACCAAGCTGGCCTGGCTTTCGCGCCATGCCAACACATATGTCTCAAGCAGGTCGGGTCAGAGGTTGCGGCGCTCCAGAAACGCCTGAGCCAAGGTGCTGCTATCCACATGCTCCAGCTCTCCTCCCGACGGCAATCCTCGGGCGATCCGGGTAACGGACACCCCTTTAGCACGCAGGGACTCGGCCAGGTAATGCGCTGTGGCTTCGCCTTCGACGGTGAAGTTGGTGGCGAGAATCACTTCCTCTACCAGGCCATCACCGGCACGGTCCAGTAGCTTGTCGAAATGAATATCCGCCGGCCCGATGCCGTCAAGCGGAGACAGCCGTCCCATCAGGATGAAATAGCGACCCTTGAATGCCACCGTCTGCTCCATGCGCAGCAGATCGGTTGGCATTTCCACGACGCATAGCTGTCGATCATCGCGTGCCGGATCAGCGCACAGCTCGCAGACTGCCTCCTCGGTAAAGGTATTGCAGCGCGCGCACATTTTAAGGCGGGTGAGCGCATCTGCCAGGGCTTGTGCCAAGGCCGCTGCACCGGCCTGATTGCGTTGCAACAGGTGATAGGCCATGCGCTGGGCGGACTTCGGGCCCACGCCTGGCAGTACACGCAAGGCAGCGATCAGTTGGTCGAGCGACGAGGGAGTCTTCATCAGGAGGGGATGCGGTGCAAGTAGTTGCCGGGCTGGGTATTGCTCTGCCCGGCAGGCTGGGCGGAAGTCAGAAAGGCAGTTTCATGCCGGCTGGCAGATTCATACCCGCCGTAAAGCCTGCCATCTTTTCCTTGGAAACCTCTTCTGCCTTGCGTAGTGCATCGTTGAACGCAGCAGCGATCAGGTCTTCCAGCATGTCTTTGTCGTCCGCCAGCAGGCTGGGGTCGATATTCACACGCCTGACAGTGTGCTGACAGTTCATCACGACTTTGACGAGGCCGGAGCCGGACTGGCCCTCGACATCGACATTGGCGAGATCATCCTGCGCCTTTTTCATGTTTTCCTGCATTTGCTGGGCCTGTTTCATCAGGTTTCCCAGCGCGCCTTTATTGAACATGGTGGCTCCTTGAAGCAAATAGAGGGTGTGGATCAGGCCGATTGGGGCCGGGGTTGTATCGAGTCCGGTAGCACATGCGCATCGAACTCGGTGATTAATTGCTGCACGATCGGGTCACGATTGATGGCATCAACCGCATCCGCATGCTGCGCCTGTCGTTCGCGCTGCTGCAAAGCCGCTGGCACCGCAGCTTCATTGCCGCCAACCGTGACCGAGACGCGGATGCTCTGACCCAGGTGGGTGCTCAATGCCTGCGCTAGTTTGTCGCGATAGTCGGGCCCGGCGACGACTTTATGGGCATCTGGTACGGCGAGTGTGAAATGCCCATCCGCATGGTGATCAAGCTGTGCGTGCTGCGCCAGCATGCCCGCAAAGCCGCCCAGCTTGAGCTGGGCAACCAGTGCGGGCCAGTCGCCATCGAAAGCTACGGGCACTGGGGTGCTTGGCTCTTGCCGCTGCGTGGACGGCTCGACCTCGTCAGGCGCAATGGGCTGTGATGGAGGCGGCGCTAGCGGTAAAGCAGGGGCGGGGGGGGCAGCATCTGCAGGGATCGCCACTGCACTGGCCGGTGCACCTGCCTGGAATGCGACTTCCAGACGCTGTGTGGGCGTGAAGGCCAGCATGCGCAGCAGTGTCATGCTCAAACCGGCAAACTCGTCGGGTGCCAACGCCAGATCACGCCGACCATGCAGGGCGATCTGATAATAAAGCTGGACTGCCTCGGGCGTCAGGCGAGCGGCCAGTCCAACAAGCTTCTCGTGGTGAGGGTGATCTGCCGCCACCGAACCGGGCACCGTTTGCAGCAGGGCCAGCTGATGCAGAATGGTAGCCATGGCCTGCAATGCCGCTTCGCTGCCAACGCCGCGTTCAGCAAGTTGTGCGGCTGCAGCCATCATGGCGGCGCCGTCGCGGCTGGCAAGGCAGTCCAGCAAGGCGTATAGACAGGACTGATCGACAGCGCCCAGCATGGCGCGGACGCCGGCTTCTTCCACTTTGCCGCTGCCATAGGCAATGGCCTGATCAAGCAAGGACAGCGCGTCCCGCATGCTCCCCGCAGCAGCATGCCCCAGCAATGACAGCGCTGCGGATTCGTAGGGAATCTGCTCGATATTCAGTATGTGCTGAAGATGCGTGGTTACCTGCTGCGGCAGCATCTGCCGTAGCGAGAACTGCAGGCAGCGTGACAGGACCGTAACCGGTACCTTCTGTGGGTCTGTCGTCGCCAGAATGAACTTCACATGACCAGGTGGCTCCTCCAGTGTCTTCAGCATCGCGTTGAAGGCACTCTTGGACAGCATATGCACTTCATCGATGATGTAAACCTTGAAGCGCCCCTGGGTTGGCGCGTACTGCGCGTTATCCAGCACCTCGCGGATATTGTCGATGCCGGTATTGGATGCCGCATCGATTTCCAGCAGGTCCACAAAGCGCCCCGCATCAATCTGCCGGCAGGCATCGCACTGGCCGCACGGTTCGGCGGTAAGGCCGGTTTCACAATTGAGCGACTTGGCCAGAATACGGGCGATGGTGGTCTTGCCCACGCCGCGTGTGCCCGTAAGCAGATAAGCGTGATGCAGACGCTGACTCTGCAGGGCATTGCTCAATGCCCGTATGACGTGCTCCTGCCCAACCAGTGTGGCGAAAGATTTGGGCCGCCATTTGCGTGCGAGGACTTGATAGCTCATGGCGGCGATTCTAGCAGATGCCCGTAAAGCTACCGATTCGGCAGCAGATCGCGCAATCAATCCGTAATTGCATATATAAGTTTAGTGCTCGGCGAATCGTGCTGATTTCGGAATGCGGGTGCGGTATTGATGCGTGCAGACTCGTGGATGAATTCACGTCACTGCGTTGAATGCTGCGCCATACGCAGAAACATTCTGGCTGTGCTGATTGAAAATCAAGCACT comes from Chitinimonas sp. BJYL2 and encodes:
- a CDS encoding Sel1-like repeat-containing protein kinase family protein encodes the protein MTDNVEVSTSNERPIQLEKFLSPRGTERWCKRLSAAYPAADYWLCHEARILQGFQRDQRHAARFVGVDLDEQALISEAAGHPLTHWLATPVGELEHPFQRSSELVKLILACLKALQHLSHSGLVHGGLRPDVLVLRQNDDGAIDYDQITVIDFGVARNAQQRIEKPLFVDLASQDAAYMAPAMRDAIHRDWQTYARLVGEPGKTGWYELSETARRQYTTVLIPDLAINTLDWRVDLYALGHWFKQISLHRIDYYKDAHQETLPALIRKMQKPVLQGGFTSLDACIKAFEALEIDKRPLVIAEAPQTTGVYSMHPAPVLHPVAPGNVLPSIRLDDEFSPSPAGVHRRDHRAEPSHGKGKLIGIGIGLIVVAAVGAALLSSKDQHASPTPEKDVEQGEGASVSSHGAPEQDAKPIAQAEPAAPDATVLAGLSLADLRRAAEAGDPAAQTQLGLRYRKGQGVPADNELAVSWYRKAADQHHAEAQAYLGFMFMTGRGIRKDDGEAVRYSQLAADQGNPTGQYNLALLYLSGRGVPLDKLSAYRLLKQAAVHDPSAKARLAEVERLLTPAQREAAAQP
- the minE gene encoding cell division topological specificity factor MinE, whose protein sequence is MSFLDYLLGNKKKSASVARERLQIILAHERAGRGGPDYLPALQQELIAVISKYVAVGQDDIKVSLERQDDYDVLEVNIVLPEGAKR
- the minD gene encoding septum site-determining protein MinD: MTKIIVITSGKGGVGKTTTSASFASGLALRGNKVAVIDFDVGLRNLDLIMGCERRVVYDFVNVIQGEATLRQALIKDKHCDNLYVLPASQTRDKEALTREGVGKVLDDLKADGFDFIICDSPAGIETGALMALYFADEAVVVTNPEVSSVRDSDRILGILDAKSRKAEEGQTLKAHLLITRYSPKRVDAGEMLSLEDIQHLLRIPLIGVIPESESVLQASNSGTPAIHIEGSDVAEAYKDVIARFLGEDRPLRFIDSPKQGWLARLFGG
- the minC gene encoding septum site-determining protein MinC; its protein translation is MTATVKPAPTRQSAPFELKSAALNLIAFTPKTASLDELGEALALKLAVQPGFFSGEAAVIDLSDWPGEATSLELSGLVTLLRKSGLHALAARGGAEASRRAADAAGLLVLPELPAQDSQVATGKVEAKSAAPGNPPALVIDKPVRSGQQVYARGGDLIVLALVSHGAELIADGNIHVYAPLRGRALAGARGDTQARVFTYCMEAELLSVAGVYRAIDEQLPSSIKGKAAQVRLDGNKLVIEALSLG
- the recR gene encoding recombination mediator RecR, coding for MKTPSSLDQLIAALRVLPGVGPKSAQRMAYHLLQRNQAGAAALAQALADALTRLKMCARCNTFTEEAVCELCADPARDDRQLCVVEMPTDLLRMEQTVAFKGRYFILMGRLSPLDGIGPADIHFDKLLDRAGDGLVEEVILATNFTVEGEATAHYLAESLRAKGVSVTRIARGLPSGGELEHVDSSTLAQAFLERRNL
- a CDS encoding YbaB/EbfC family nucleoid-associated protein; the encoded protein is MFNKGALGNLMKQAQQMQENMKKAQDDLANVDVEGQSGSGLVKVVMNCQHTVRRVNIDPSLLADDKDMLEDLIAAAFNDALRKAEEVSKEKMAGFTAGMNLPAGMKLPF
- the dnaX gene encoding DNA polymerase III subunit gamma/tau gives rise to the protein MSYQVLARKWRPKSFATLVGQEHVIRALSNALQSQRLHHAYLLTGTRGVGKTTIARILAKSLNCETGLTAEPCGQCDACRQIDAGRFVDLLEIDAASNTGIDNIREVLDNAQYAPTQGRFKVYIIDEVHMLSKSAFNAMLKTLEEPPGHVKFILATTDPQKVPVTVLSRCLQFSLRQMLPQQVTTHLQHILNIEQIPYESAALSLLGHAAAGSMRDALSLLDQAIAYGSGKVEEAGVRAMLGAVDQSCLYALLDCLASRDGAAMMAAAAQLAERGVGSEAALQAMATILHQLALLQTVPGSVAADHPHHEKLVGLAARLTPEAVQLYYQIALHGRRDLALAPDEFAGLSMTLLRMLAFTPTQRLEVAFQAGAPASAVAIPADAAPPAPALPLAPPPSQPIAPDEVEPSTQRQEPSTPVPVAFDGDWPALVAQLKLGGFAGMLAQHAQLDHHADGHFTLAVPDAHKVVAGPDYRDKLAQALSTHLGQSIRVSVTVGGNEAAVPAALQQRERQAQHADAVDAINRDPIVQQLITEFDAHVLPDSIQPRPQSA